Proteins encoded in a region of the Micropterus dolomieu isolate WLL.071019.BEF.003 ecotype Adirondacks linkage group LG07, ASM2129224v1, whole genome shotgun sequence genome:
- the LOC123974003 gene encoding trace amine-associated receptor 13c-like, with product MEVEDGAELCFPQLLNSSCRKPTSPCSEVVLLHIVLSSISVLTVALNLLVIISVSHFRQLHTPTNILLVSLAVSDFLVGLLLMPGEILRKTACWFLGDLMCSLYNYVSFIITSSSVGDMVLISLDRYVAICDPLHYTTRITERRVKLCVCLCWFCSVFYSSLFVKDDLTQPGRYNSCYGECVVVVDQIAGAVDLVMTFIVPVSLIIVLYMRVFVVAVFQARAMRSHITAVTLQHSVTLTAKKSELKAARTLGVLVVVFLICFCPYYCVSLAGDSLLNASSGSFVFYLFYFNSCLNPVIYAMFYPWFRKSIKLIVTLQILQPGSCATKML from the exons ATGGAGGTTGAAGATGGAGCGGAGCTCTGCTTTCCACAACTCCTAAACAGTTCCTGCAGGAAGCCCACATCTCCTTGTTCTGAAGTTGTGCTCCTTCACATTGTGCTGTCCTCCATCTCTGTGCTCACTGTGGCTCTCAACCTGCTTGTCATCATCTCAGTCTCCCACTTCAG GCAGCTCCACACGCCCACCAACATCCTCCTCGTCTCTCTGGCTGTCTCAGACTTTCTCGTGGGCCTCCTGCTGATGCCGGGAGAAATACTCAGAAAAACAGCCTGCTGGTTTCTTGGTGACCTCATGTGTTCACTGTATAATTATGTGTCCTTCATCATTACCTCTTCCTCAGTAGGAGACATGGTGCTCATCTCACTCGACCGATATGTTGCTATTTGTGACCCTCTGCATTATACCACCAGAATCACTGAGAGAAGAGTTaaactctgtgtttgtctgtgttggttctgttctgttttctacAGCAGTCTCTTTGTAAAAGATGACCTGACTCAACCAGGAAGGTATAATTCCTGCTACGGAGAGTGTGTTGTTGTAGTTGACCAAATCGCTGGAGCAGTTGACCTTGTTATGACCTTTATTGTTCCAGTTTCTCTCATCATAGTTCTGTATATGAGAGTGTTTGTAGTGGCTGTGTTTCAGGCTCGTGCCATGCGCTCTCACATTACAGCTGTCACACTCCAACATTCAGTGACTCTAACAGCAAAGAAATCTGAGCTGAAAGCAGCCAGGACTCTTGGTGTTCTTGTAGTTGTGTTCCTAATATGTTTCTGTCCATATTACTGTGTGTCTCTTGCAGGAGACAGCTTGCTCAATGCTTCTTCTGGATCGTTTGTGTTCTATTTGTTCTATTTTAACTCATGTCTAAATCCTGTGATTTATGCCATGTTCTACCCCTGGTTTAGAAAATCAATTAAACTCATTGTTACTCTGCAGATACTGCAACCTGGCTCCTGTGCAACCAAAATGTTATAG